One part of the Gemmatimonadaceae bacterium genome encodes these proteins:
- a CDS encoding AAA family ATPase: MALVQAVEREVGKRVVGQEYMVERLLISLLTGGHVLLEGVPGLAKTLTVRTLAETIHTTFQRIQFTPDLLPADVLGTQVFDQSTGSFTIKRGPIFANIVLADEINRAPAKVQAALLEAMQEKQVTLGGQTFRLEEPFLVLATQNPIEQEGTYPLPEAQVDRFMLKLRVGYPSREEEKEIMRRMASGDPIAIQAIATPQAILEARHRITELYMDERIVDYVVDIVHATRYPAEARLKDLAPLIEFGASPRATIALAQASRAHAFLRGRTYVTPDDVKAIAPDVLRHRVLTTYEAEAESVTSDDIVKRILDTVESP; the protein is encoded by the coding sequence ATGGCGCTGGTGCAGGCCGTCGAACGCGAGGTGGGAAAGCGCGTCGTGGGCCAGGAGTACATGGTGGAGCGGCTGCTCATCTCGCTCCTCACTGGTGGCCATGTGCTCCTGGAAGGGGTGCCCGGGCTCGCGAAGACGCTGACGGTGCGGACGCTCGCGGAGACGATCCACACCACCTTCCAGCGCATCCAGTTCACCCCGGACCTCCTCCCGGCCGACGTGTTGGGGACGCAGGTGTTCGATCAGTCGACGGGGAGCTTTACGATCAAGCGCGGGCCGATCTTTGCCAACATCGTGCTGGCCGACGAGATCAACCGCGCGCCGGCCAAGGTGCAGGCGGCGCTGCTGGAGGCGATGCAGGAGAAGCAGGTGACGTTAGGCGGCCAGACCTTCCGACTGGAGGAGCCGTTCCTCGTGCTGGCCACGCAGAACCCGATCGAGCAGGAGGGGACGTACCCGCTCCCCGAGGCGCAGGTCGATCGCTTCATGCTCAAGCTGCGCGTGGGGTATCCGTCGCGTGAGGAGGAGAAGGAGATCATGCGGCGCATGGCGAGCGGCGACCCCATCGCCATTCAGGCCATCGCCACGCCGCAGGCGATCCTCGAGGCGCGGCATCGCATCACGGAGCTGTACATGGACGAGCGCATCGTCGACTACGTGGTCGACATCGTCCACGCCACGCGCTATCCCGCCGAGGCTCGGCTCAAGGACCTGGCGCCGCTCATCGAGTTCGGGGCGTCACCGCGCGCGACCATTGCGCTGGCGCAGGCGTCGCGGGCGCACGCCTTCCTGCGGGGGCGCACCTACGTGACGCCGGACGATGTGAAGGCGATTGCCCCCGACGTGCTGCGGCATCGCGTCCTCACCACGTACGAGGCCGAGGCGGAGAGCGTGACCAGCGACGACATCGTGAAGCGGATCCTCGACACCGTCGAGTCGCCCTGA
- a CDS encoding DUF58 domain-containing protein, producing MTTLAPGGTTRPVLISSEVLRQVKLVELRTRRLVNSLFSGEYRSIFKGQGMEFAEVREYQPGDEVRSIDWNVTARMRRPFVKRYIEERELTLMLAVDISGSERYGTVRRFKSELATELAAVLTMSAVRNNDRVGALLYTDRVEHFVPPGKGRRHALRILRDVLVHEPAGHGTNTALALDFLRGLLKQHAIVFLISDLQDGGLERPLKLLGQRHDVVVATLDDPSETTLPDVGMARLVDPETGETLDVDTSARAVRAAFDKLAEAERDGRRAMLRRLAIDEIPISTSGGYIEPLLRFFRARERRAARG from the coding sequence ATGACAACCCTTGCACCCGGCGGTACCACACGCCCGGTCCTCATCTCCTCGGAGGTGCTGCGACAGGTGAAGCTCGTCGAGCTTCGCACGCGGCGGCTGGTGAACTCGCTTTTTTCGGGCGAGTATCGCTCGATCTTCAAGGGGCAGGGGATGGAGTTCGCGGAAGTGCGCGAGTACCAGCCCGGCGACGAGGTGCGCTCGATCGACTGGAACGTCACCGCGCGCATGCGGCGCCCGTTCGTGAAGCGCTACATCGAGGAGCGCGAGCTGACGTTGATGCTGGCGGTCGACATATCCGGGTCGGAGCGGTATGGCACGGTGCGTCGCTTCAAGTCGGAACTGGCAACCGAACTGGCGGCGGTGCTGACGATGTCGGCGGTGCGCAACAACGATCGCGTGGGGGCGCTCTTGTACACCGATCGCGTGGAGCACTTCGTCCCGCCGGGCAAGGGGCGGCGTCACGCGCTGCGCATCCTGCGCGACGTGCTGGTGCACGAACCCGCCGGGCATGGGACCAACACGGCGCTGGCGCTCGACTTCCTGCGCGGGCTCCTCAAGCAGCATGCGATCGTCTTCCTCATCTCGGACCTGCAGGACGGCGGGCTGGAGCGGCCGCTCAAGCTCCTTGGGCAGCGGCACGACGTGGTAGTGGCGACGCTCGACGACCCTAGCGAGACGACACTCCCCGACGTGGGGATGGCGCGCCTCGTCGATCCCGAGACGGGGGAGACGCTGGACGTGGACACGAGTGCGCGCGCGGTCCGCGCCGCCTTCGACAAACTGGCTGAAGCGGAGCGGGACGGTCGGCGCGCGATGCTGCGCCGGCTGGCGATCGACGAGATTCCGATCTCGACCAGCGGCGGCTACATCGAGCCGTTGCTGCGCTTCTTCCGGGCGCGCGAGCGCCGGGCGGCGCGCGGATGA